The Heterodontus francisci isolate sHetFra1 chromosome 4, sHetFra1.hap1, whole genome shotgun sequence DNA window tgctctgaACACTCTGGACGGGTCTGGTATCCTGCTGAGAGCTCTTTGCCCTGCTCTCTGTTGCCTCTGCTCATTTTTTCTGTCATACTGTGGGCCAAGGAAGATGCAAACTATTGTATCCATGTCTGGGatcaagtggtttgtgcagaatccttgaagtcaggacaaagtccttcagcaaatgccacaccactccctgtagactttggcaactttatacaactctggaaaccaccaaacacttctacaggtacagaaagagccagtagaaatcaatcagcaactaacctgaaagtagttgatgattcctttaaatagtgctggtgggaggttcttcctgctgctgaacatgtgttcagctgtgtgaggttaagagagtacATTAGCTGaactgttgagctccaaaatggcaccgctggcatcaaatcagcattgcattcTGATTAacgcatgatctgcctgctctgcataattTTTGTGGCCATTCCCTGCATGCGCATGCTGACGCCCTCACCAAAATGACATCTGCCGCAGCCAGCACTGAAAGTGCACAGGCAAGCTGCAGATGCCTATTTGGAGGCAAACTGGTACCTGTAGCATCGAAAATTGGGCGCTATGCATCTGAATTTTGTGACCTTTCAATTTTCAGCCTGCAGTCTAACAGATCTTAATAATTTGTTGAACTACAATAGTTACTTCTTTGAACTCCAGATTGTGTATTAAATTTTAATCCCATAAAGATCAGAATTTAAATCCATTAGCTGTAAACAGTTACTAATATTATTACATTGAAATTGTAATATTGTAATATACATGTAAATAGAACATCAAACGAAGGAAACACTAAGCATGGCCACTGCCAATGAATATTGCACTTATTACCTACCGAGCTCTGTAGAACAGTAGGAAGGAACCTATATCAAGGCATTACAAGAAAAAATATTCTTAAAGGGGGTTAGCTGTAGTTATTGTTTCAGCTTAGACCTAAGTTTTCAAAGCATTTCGGAGTTCATTGTAGAAGTTGACTAATGAATTTGCCATTGCAGTGTCCACTACAGCCTGTGGCAGCATTCCTCGTAAATCAGTCTGAATAAAGCCAGTCAAGAGGCTGTGGTCAGGGTCACTCTTCAGAGGAATGCAAAACCATCCACATGGGTGATTAAATCCACGTACAAAATTAGGTTGTTTCTTTCCATATTCAACACTGACTCCTGTATTGGGTTAACAAGAAGATTGTTCTTTAATACAGCTAGACATTTCAAAGCATTACTCTCCAAAATAACTAAATCCTTCTTCCATGTATATTGCAAGTATATTACATGTACTGAATAGAGTTCAAATTACCAAAAAAAAGCATAGCATGGAAACAATGATGAATTCTTTTTAAAATTGGATTGTATTtatcaccttttttaaaaaaaagctgaatAGAACACTAATTTCTGCTATATGTATTAGGTAGATCTGTTTAAGTGGGGATGGGTTGAAACTATACAGCAAATGTTACTAATGTGCAGCATTGGCACAAAGCTTTGCCCACTGGGAGCACACACCAGGCTCTCCGAGATGCGCAATTTGTATAATTAACTTTTATATAGGTAATTATTCCTGGTGTTTGTGAATTGCTGTACTGTGTTCAAGATATCAGAGTCAAAATTTTCTCTTTTTCAGCTACCTGCAGAAATCTGGGAGCAACTCAGCTACAAATATATAAAATGGAGAATTTTCTACTAGGCCTTGACAATCAGTAGATAATGAAATAGCTGCATGAGAAATGAATGGATGTAAGCAGTTTATGACTAATGAATTTGCAATAGGTGAAAGAATAACCTCGATGCTGATTGTCTTTGAAATTAAAACCTCTAGCAGACTGATATAACAAAAAATTGCAATTGACATTTCAATTGTAACATCTTACAGTTCTAGAAGACTGAGTTGCTTTATCATTACTTTCTACCCATAATTCCACACACTTCCAGATTTCCAATCTCAGCTGTGAATTCATGGgaagggctgcattttacaatgGCAAGCTAcaaagatggcggcccgcacacaCGCGCTTTATCCCGTGCagccgctgcgatattaaatgCAGCGGATCATTTACATGGCAAGGGAGGACtgcgtcccccccacccccccgatgaTGTGAAGGGGGTGGGCAATCTGTTCCCGGTAATGGcatctggcgccatttttaaagggcttccagcccttacatttaatttcaatatttaaagaaataggcaCTTCACATCTTATTTGAACAATGAAACAAAtgtttccatcccctctcccacctcccaataTCCACTtacttcattccttgccctctcacctcgcctcccttgtgtacctgacctcccacccaccccacccaaaGTTCATTAACCTttatcttcaaccccttcccaacatcccctccaccaatcggaaTAGTTTTCCCTGCCCCACTGGCACTGAAATATttaccgctccccaccagtgtcctgcatcagatctccgaatggagacCGATGACACAGGGGTGACGACCTCTGCCACCAATATGGCAATGGAACGGTCAGCGGGAACGGGTAAGTAATGCATTCATTTGCATTTTTGACTATGGTAATGTTGGTCCTATCGCTGAGcagtgggtgggagggaggggggggtgccgccacgaggcctcactgccggcaatatggggtcaggccttcccagtgtcgaggcccatggcgggcctctcccggaggcattttctgggtccTCCTGCTACGACCCTCAATGTCGGCCGGGGAACGGTAATATCCAGCCTGAAGAATTCGGGCAGACGCATGTTCCTCCAGGGAAGGGGAGAAAAGAGGTTGTAAACTTAGCTACATGTGCTCACCACAAGACAGCAgcccatcctgataatctgtggtaTAGGAGAGGTCGATGAACTCTCTTGGGGCAATGGCATTCCACAACTGTCCTGCTGTGGTGTATTGCATCAAACAACAACCCTGCTGTGTAAAATTACAGGAGGTTAATAAATATTTAATAAGATATTTTTTCCATATTCCACTTTCTTGGCTATCTTCTTGTAtaaacaacaagttgcatttatatagcacttttaacatagtaaaacttcccatggcacttcacaggagtattatcaacaaAATCTGACATGTATAAGGAGACATTAGCACACATGATCAAAAgtctggtcaaacaggtaggttttaaggagtgtcttaaaggaggagagagaggtggagaggttgagagagagaattccagaaattagggccttggcaactgaaaacACAGCTggtggaagttacagagatagggaggagcaaggccttggagggatctgaaaacaaggatgagaattttaaaattgaggcttagcTAGACCAGAaatcaatgtaggttagtgagctcAGGGGTGACggataaacaggacttggtgcaagttttggatgaactcaagtttatgtagggtggaagatgggaagccagccaggagagcactggaattatcaagtttagaggtaacaaaggcatggatgaggattttagcAGAGGGTGAGCTGAGTCAGGGGCAgagtcagttgggggggggggcgggcgggatATTCCGGAGGTGGAACTAAGCGGTTCTGGTGATGTCACGAattatgtgatcagaagctcatcttggggttaaaTATGAGAGGCTCTGAACTGTCCGGTCCAGCATCAGGCATTTCAaggcagagggatggagtcagtcaatatttagttggaggaaatttctgcttccctagtactggatgtcggacaagcagcctAACAATTTAGAAATAACAGAGGAGAAGGAGAACATTATCCATTTTCCATTCCATCTAGATCACATTCTCCCTCTCATCCCCTCCCCACCGACCCCAACTTTAGACCTGAATCACATTCACCATCACCTCCCAATTGTTCTCTCCATGTTTCGCCTCCAATCTCCTGTCCTGTCTCCCCTCCAATGTCctacccaacaccccccccccccccccgagattTCCTGTCCTGTGGCTCCCCCACTTCAACCTCCGGTCCTGTTTCACCTGTAATAtattgccctcccctcccctccccccactccaattTCCTGTCCTGTTGCCCGCCACCCTGGAATCTCCTAGTTTTTGGACCACAGCTGTCAAGCCAGAACCATATTATTCGGTACACAATGGCCTGAGGACTATTCTATGCCCAAAGGACACGATATTGTCAGTGACTTAAGCACTTTAAATGCTTGGAGTCTGTGCAATCTGTTAATGGCTTATTAAATAGCCTATTTAAATGCACACAATGCAAGATCTCATAATATAACAACCATGTCAAAAATGTAGCGATTTAACCAATACAAAAgccaaatactatggatgctggaaatctgaaacaaaaacagaaaatgctggaaataatcagatgAGGCAGCCACTGTGGGgagagatctttcatcagaactggacaaCAGGTTctcagcaagtacagaggcagggaaggcaggggacggggagggagaacaaaagggaaggtctgtgatagggtagaaagcaggagattaagtgacaaaaggatGATGATGCAAGGTAAATGCCTTAATttataggctgcgtttgctgacaatgcgaccactaggtggcactgtactCGCACATGCATAAATGCAGTCTGTTcctctgaaatgtcactgtctgcgacgttcaagcagctgccaggattaaagatgccactgctcaatttatcacagaaaaacaacttcaacccatggcagcacacaatggacatgtttgacACTCGGAGAATGTTGCGCTGTTTAAagcctcatcagaaggacagcacctctgacagtgctgcacacccaccGTAATTCTCTGAGGTTTCAGTGCCATTCCACTCTCTGGTCGCTCgctcgctccccacccccccatcctgctctccggccgcttgctccctgcttccctccccgcccgctctccggccactcgctccccacttccccctccccccatccctccagatgctGGCTCTAGGTtgcaggccgtgccgcttccctcctctcggtcactcactcctacatcgccccgtcacccctcacagcccgccttgcttctttgggTGGCGCAGTAAGGAACGATGGAAcattggagcgagtggctgagaggagggaagtggcacggcctagagatagtgtctggagggatgggggggtggtgttgtggggggaagcagggagcatGTGGCTGGAgagcgggaggggggtggggaagcaggGAACGAGCGGCTGGAGAGTTGGTGGGCTGGGGGAGAGAAGCGGGGAGCGAGCTCTTGCAACCTTTGAAGGGCTTTGGTCCTCAACTGAGAAGAGTTCCaccgaagatttacaaggatgcaaTGGGAGAAATTCCGATGGCAGCCTGCGAGCATAATGAGCACAGCAAGGTCATAGAACATGAACGAACAATTAATCTGTTTTTCTGGATGTTGATTAATATAAGAATGTTGGTCATGGCACTGGGAGGATTCCCGCTTTTCACTGAATTGTGTCATGGGATTTTCTTCATATATCCATCAAGGTGAGTGCCGTTAATGCAGGGAAATGGAACAGTTTCCACttcaggcacttcacaggagcattataaagcaaaattagacaccgagaCACATAAagccattccttcagctgccttggccccaagTTCTGAAacatcctccctaaacctctctacctcactttaagatgctccttaaaac harbors:
- the stard4 gene encoding stAR-related lipid transfer protein 4 isoform X5, which produces MHKDWLQKLKALLLNTTAVEKMSGELERKQYKTQGIVKEAPNRIVDYIRPGPYRLDWDSLMTSLDIIGEFEQQGCCLMQYTTAGQLWNAIAPREFIDLSYTTDYQDGLLSCGVSVEYGKKQPNFVRGFNHPCGWFCIPLKSDPDHSLLTGFIQTDLRGMLPQAVVDTAMANSLVNFYNELRNALKT
- the stard4 gene encoding stAR-related lipid transfer protein 4 isoform X6 yields the protein MAPIRSKDVIVWRKPSEEFGGFLYKTQGIVKEAPNRIVDYIRPGPYRLDWDSLMTSLDIIGEFEQQGCCLMQYTTAGQLWNAIAPREFIDLSYTTDYQDGLLSCGVSVEYGKKQPNFVRGFNHPCGWFCIPLKSDPDHSLLTGFIQTDLRGMLPQAVVDTAMANSLVNFYNELRNALKT